The following proteins are encoded in a genomic region of Neoarius graeffei isolate fNeoGra1 chromosome 6, fNeoGra1.pri, whole genome shotgun sequence:
- the hacd3 gene encoding very-long-chain (3R)-3-hydroxyacyl-CoA dehydratase isoform X2, which yields MQTLTPHVFWAQRHSEIYLRVEISDAKNLDISVQDNTLQFRGQGHGAKGENEYEFSLEFLKPVKLEIKHKSTQRQVNITVRKQKHCWWDRLTMQEKKPVFLAPDFDRWLDESDAEMELRQKEEKINKISIESRIPKDPYLGLKKGYLFMYNLVQFLGFSWIFVNMTVRLFILREDSFYDTFHTIADVMYFCQMLAIAEVINPALGLVKTGVMPAFIQVMGRNFVLFVIFGSLEEMQNKPVVFFVFYFWSAIEIFRYPFYMLACIDTEWKTLTWLRYTIWIPLYPLGVLAEAVAVIQSIPIFNETKFLSIPLPEALGSSLSFSYVLQLYLLLMFLGLFSNFRHLYKQRKRRFGTKKRKAN from the exons AACCTTGACATAAGCGTACAAGATAACACCCTCCAGTTCAGGG GTCAAGGTCATGGAGCAAAAGGAGAAAATGAATACGAATTCAGCTTGGAGTTCTTAAAACCAGTGAAACTCGAG ATAAAACACAAATCCACCCAGCGGCAGGTAAATATCACGGTGAGAAAGCAGAAGCACTGCTGGTGGGATCGACTCACCATGCAAGAGAAGAAGCCTGTGTTTCTGGCCCCTGACTTCGACCGCTGGCTGGATGAGTCAGATGCTGAGATGGAGCTGAGGCAAAAG gaagaaaaaataaataaaataagcatTGAGTCAAGGATTCCAAAGGACC CTTACCTAGGCTTGAAAAAGGGATATCTCTTCATGTACAACCTGGTCCAGTTTCTTGGCTTTTCTTGGATCTTTGTCAACATGACTGTTCGTCTTTTCATACTTAGGGAAG ATTCCTTCTATGATACCTTTCACACCATTGCTGATGTGATGTACTTCTGTCAGATGCTagccattgctgaggttattaatCCTGCTCTGGGGTTAGTTAAGACTGGTGTGATGCCTGCCTTTATACAG GTGATGGGGAGGAACTTTGTCCTTTTCGTCATCTTTGGGAGCCTAGAGGAAATGCAGAACAAGCCTGTTGTTTTCTTTGTCTTCTATTTCTGGAGTGCCATTGAAATATTTCG GTACCCCTTTTACATGTTGGCCTGCATTGACACTGAATGGAAAACACTGACTTGGCTACGGTATACTATTTGGATTCCCCTGTACCCACTTGGTGTGCTTGCTGAAG CTGTGGCAGTCATCCAGTCTATCCCCATCTTCAATGAGACTAAATTCTTAAGCATCCCTTTGCCTGAAGCCCTCGGCTCATCCCTCAGCTTCTCCTACGTCCTGCAGCTCTACTTGCTGCTAATGTTCCTGG GACTCTTCAGCAACTTCCGGCATCTCTACAAGCAAAGGAAGAGACGATTCGGAACGAAAAAGAGGAAAGCCAACTGA
- the hacd3 gene encoding very-long-chain (3R)-3-hydroxyacyl-CoA dehydratase isoform X1 encodes MQEKKPVFLAPDFDRWLDESDAEMELRQKEEKINKISIESRIPKDPYLGLKKGYLFMYNLVQFLGFSWIFVNMTVRLFILREDSFYDTFHTIADVMYFCQMLAIAEVINPALGLVKTGVMPAFIQVMGRNFVLFVIFGSLEEMQNKPVVFFVFYFWSAIEIFRYPFYMLACIDTEWKTLTWLRYTIWIPLYPLGVLAEAVAVIQSIPIFNETKFLSIPLPEALGSSLSFSYVLQLYLLLMFLGLFSNFRHLYKQRKRRFGTKKRKAN; translated from the exons ATGCAAGAGAAGAAGCCTGTGTTTCTGGCCCCTGACTTCGACCGCTGGCTGGATGAGTCAGATGCTGAGATGGAGCTGAGGCAAAAG gaagaaaaaataaataaaataagcatTGAGTCAAGGATTCCAAAGGACC CTTACCTAGGCTTGAAAAAGGGATATCTCTTCATGTACAACCTGGTCCAGTTTCTTGGCTTTTCTTGGATCTTTGTCAACATGACTGTTCGTCTTTTCATACTTAGGGAAG ATTCCTTCTATGATACCTTTCACACCATTGCTGATGTGATGTACTTCTGTCAGATGCTagccattgctgaggttattaatCCTGCTCTGGGGTTAGTTAAGACTGGTGTGATGCCTGCCTTTATACAG GTGATGGGGAGGAACTTTGTCCTTTTCGTCATCTTTGGGAGCCTAGAGGAAATGCAGAACAAGCCTGTTGTTTTCTTTGTCTTCTATTTCTGGAGTGCCATTGAAATATTTCG GTACCCCTTTTACATGTTGGCCTGCATTGACACTGAATGGAAAACACTGACTTGGCTACGGTATACTATTTGGATTCCCCTGTACCCACTTGGTGTGCTTGCTGAAG CTGTGGCAGTCATCCAGTCTATCCCCATCTTCAATGAGACTAAATTCTTAAGCATCCCTTTGCCTGAAGCCCTCGGCTCATCCCTCAGCTTCTCCTACGTCCTGCAGCTCTACTTGCTGCTAATGTTCCTGG GACTCTTCAGCAACTTCCGGCATCTCTACAAGCAAAGGAAGAGACGATTCGGAACGAAAAAGAGGAAAGCCAACTGA
- the ints14 gene encoding integrator complex subunit 14 isoform X1: MPTVVLMDASLSMTRPVSLEGSEEFQRKNLAVHGLTMLFEHMATNYKLEFTALVAFSSLWELMVPFTRDYNTLQEALSSLEDYDKTCLESALQGVSNIVQQEWGNTCPCQVVLVTDGSLGIGRGSLRHSLATLKQRGEDKKFPLPFPFPSKLYIVCIASAEELQATDAMDNLEQLLTLSGGEGQIFMMDGPLCLKSVQAMFGKLIDQAYMPFHAVLRCGNLASDVQVFPRPEPVLLDEELDPVPKTVHTELEIVGFIEIGDIASPPVLSRHLVLPIAVNKEADEVGAGAADEMEEETPTNQMAGKSPNFCVLLHGSLKVEGMVALVQLGPDWFGMLYSQADSKKKSNLMMSIFEPGPEPLPWLGKVSQLGPISDAPENPYGEDDSKSPFPVLPKSKRSYAQNVTVWIKASGLQTDVQKILRNARKLPEKTQTFYKELNRLRKAALAFGFWDLLKGVAELLERECTLLPDSAHPDAAFQLSHAAQQLKLASSGDPKYAAFDHVITPMLTDFSGGGSGTDRM, from the exons ATGCCAACTGTGGTTCTTATGGACGCATCACTGTCCATGACACGGCCTGTGTCACTGGAAGGTAGCGAGGAGTTTCAGAGGAAGAACCTGGCTGTTCATGGCCTGACCATGCTATTTGAACACATGGCCACAAATTACAAGTTGGAGTTCACGGCACTTGTCGCCTTTTCATCTCTCTGGGAGCTCATGGTGCCTTTCACCAGGGACTACAACACTTTACAG GAGGCCTTGAGCAGTCTAGAGGACTATGATAAAACCTGCCTGGAGTCAGCACTGCAAGGAGTCAGTAACATTGTGCAGCAGGAGTGGGGCAACACCTGTCCCTGCCAG GTGGTGTTGGTGACTGACGGATCTCTGGGTATTGGTCGTGGTTCTTTGCGCCACTCCCTGGCCACACTGAAACAACGGGGAGAGGACAAGAAGTTTCCCCTACCTTTCCCATTCCCTTCCAAACTCTACATCGTGTGTATTGCCAGTGCAGAGGAG CTCCAAGCCACTGATGCCATGGACAATTTGGAGCAGCTTCTCACATTAAGTGGTGGAGAAGGACAGATTTTTATGATGGATGGACCACTATGTCTGAAAAGTGTTCAAGCAATGTTTGG GAAGTTGATTGACCAGGCATATATGCCTTTCCATGCCGTGCTGCGCTGTGGGAACCTGGCGTCTGATGTGCAGGTGTTTCCCAGGCCAGAACCTGTGCTGTTAGACGAGGAGCTTGACCCGGTACCAAAAACAGTGCACACAG AGTTGGAGATTGTGGGTTTTATTGAGATTGGTGATATCGCCAGTCCTCCAGTCTTGTCCAGACATCTGGTCCTACCCATAGCTGTGAACAAAG AGGCAGATGAAGTAGGAGCAGGGGCTGCTGATGAGATGGAAGAGGAGACGCCAACCAATCAAATGGCAGGAAAGAGCCCGAATTTTTGTGTCCTTCTACATGGCAGTCTGAAAGTGGAAGGCATGGTGGCCCTTGTACAGCTGGG GCCTGATTGGTTTGGGATGTTGTACTCACAAGCAGATAGTAAGAAAAAGTCAAATTTGATGATGTCGATTTTTGAGCCTGGCCCAGAGCctctaccgtggctggggaaagtcTCTCAGCTTGGACCCATTTCAG ATGCACCAGAAAATCCTTATGGGGAGGATGATAGCAAAAGCCCTTTCCCTGTCCTCCCCAAAAGCAAACGCAGCTATGCCCAAAATGTCACAGTCTGGATCAAAGCCAGTGGACTGCAG acagaTGTACAGAAAATCCTTCGAAATGCAAGAAAACTTCCAGAGAAAACGCAAACCTTCTACAAG GAGCTAAACCGTCTGCGTAAAGCTGCTCTAGCATTTGGTTTCTGGGACTTGTTAAAAGGTGTGGCCGAGCTGTTGGAAAGGGAGTGCACCTTACTGCCGGACTCTGCCCATCCAGATGCTGCTTTCCAGCTGTCCCACGCTGCCCAACAACTCAAATTGGCTAGTAGTGGAGACCCCAAATATGCAGCTTTTGATCATGTAATCACACCCATGCTCACTGACTTCTCGGGGGGAGGAAGTGGGACCGACAGGATGTAG
- the ints14 gene encoding integrator complex subunit 14 isoform X2, which translates to MPTVVLMDASLSMTRPVSLEGSEEFQRKNLAVHGLTMLFEHMATNYKLEFTALVAFSSLWELMVPFTRDYNTLQEALSSLEDYDKTCLESALQGVSNIVQQEWGNTCPCQVVLVTDGSLGIGRGSLRHSLATLKQRGEDKKFPLPFPFPSKLYIVCIASAEELQATDAMDNLEQLLTLSGGEGQIFMMDGPLCLKSVQAMFGKLIDQAYMPFHAVLRCGNLASDVQVFPRPEPVLLDEELDPVPKTVHTELEIVGFIEIGDIASPPVLSRHLVLPIAVNKEADEVGAGAADEMEEETPTNQMAGKSPNFCVLLHGSLKVEGMVALVQLGPDWFGMLYSQADSKKKSNLMMSIFEPGPEPLPWLGKVSQLGPISDAPENPYGEDDSKSPFPVLPKSKRSYAQNVTVWIKASGLQTDVQKILRNARKLPEKTQTFYKVTYCFGSSAFTVYEIGGG; encoded by the exons ATGCCAACTGTGGTTCTTATGGACGCATCACTGTCCATGACACGGCCTGTGTCACTGGAAGGTAGCGAGGAGTTTCAGAGGAAGAACCTGGCTGTTCATGGCCTGACCATGCTATTTGAACACATGGCCACAAATTACAAGTTGGAGTTCACGGCACTTGTCGCCTTTTCATCTCTCTGGGAGCTCATGGTGCCTTTCACCAGGGACTACAACACTTTACAG GAGGCCTTGAGCAGTCTAGAGGACTATGATAAAACCTGCCTGGAGTCAGCACTGCAAGGAGTCAGTAACATTGTGCAGCAGGAGTGGGGCAACACCTGTCCCTGCCAG GTGGTGTTGGTGACTGACGGATCTCTGGGTATTGGTCGTGGTTCTTTGCGCCACTCCCTGGCCACACTGAAACAACGGGGAGAGGACAAGAAGTTTCCCCTACCTTTCCCATTCCCTTCCAAACTCTACATCGTGTGTATTGCCAGTGCAGAGGAG CTCCAAGCCACTGATGCCATGGACAATTTGGAGCAGCTTCTCACATTAAGTGGTGGAGAAGGACAGATTTTTATGATGGATGGACCACTATGTCTGAAAAGTGTTCAAGCAATGTTTGG GAAGTTGATTGACCAGGCATATATGCCTTTCCATGCCGTGCTGCGCTGTGGGAACCTGGCGTCTGATGTGCAGGTGTTTCCCAGGCCAGAACCTGTGCTGTTAGACGAGGAGCTTGACCCGGTACCAAAAACAGTGCACACAG AGTTGGAGATTGTGGGTTTTATTGAGATTGGTGATATCGCCAGTCCTCCAGTCTTGTCCAGACATCTGGTCCTACCCATAGCTGTGAACAAAG AGGCAGATGAAGTAGGAGCAGGGGCTGCTGATGAGATGGAAGAGGAGACGCCAACCAATCAAATGGCAGGAAAGAGCCCGAATTTTTGTGTCCTTCTACATGGCAGTCTGAAAGTGGAAGGCATGGTGGCCCTTGTACAGCTGGG GCCTGATTGGTTTGGGATGTTGTACTCACAAGCAGATAGTAAGAAAAAGTCAAATTTGATGATGTCGATTTTTGAGCCTGGCCCAGAGCctctaccgtggctggggaaagtcTCTCAGCTTGGACCCATTTCAG ATGCACCAGAAAATCCTTATGGGGAGGATGATAGCAAAAGCCCTTTCCCTGTCCTCCCCAAAAGCAAACGCAGCTATGCCCAAAATGTCACAGTCTGGATCAAAGCCAGTGGACTGCAG acagaTGTACAGAAAATCCTTCGAAATGCAAGAAAACTTCCAGAGAAAACGCAAACCTTCTACAAGGTAACATACTGTTTTGGGAGCAGTGCTTTTACTGTTTACGAAATTGGGGGAGGCTAA